Proteins co-encoded in one Candidatus Kapaibacterium sp. genomic window:
- a CDS encoding MoxR family ATPase — MQDEYHSWSFEAISRKFKQAADFVCRRVVNREEVVEQAFCALITGEHLLLQSRTGVGKSLLAEQIFQMFSGAHVFRVQASKEQQPDTYFGALDIEELKRGRIVHNIEGSIVDCEFAFIDEIFDANDFTLRALLSVLNERQLMRGVQCAPAKLHTVIAATNYLRVSEITEAILDRFLYKALILPDKEPYIQYKIAQQFLLHGGKPAQPPERIPFALLRYVYSIATGQNSRQIRIRPELVYFANLVIRQYEVLRNRALREQYRGAAPPIDYYISPRTQAKSLNLLRAIALLHGRDEVVVEDISKLYFLFATVGVPEEVELFRRAYTTVLHSLHASHGFEQLQLLLSFQSLLEQLQQDRSLFFKPLSSLTNSPLRRTFLQWLKETFGGADQTVQQNKRVLEQFLRDFVPACEEVRELKQALERELAALLRTLE; from the coding sequence ATGCAGGACGAATACCACAGTTGGAGCTTCGAGGCGATCTCGCGCAAATTCAAGCAGGCAGCCGATTTTGTCTGCCGCCGGGTGGTGAACCGTGAAGAAGTGGTCGAGCAAGCGTTCTGTGCTCTCATCACTGGGGAACACTTGCTCCTACAAAGCCGGACAGGGGTCGGCAAGAGTCTACTGGCAGAGCAGATCTTCCAGATGTTCTCCGGGGCTCATGTCTTCCGTGTCCAAGCTAGCAAAGAACAGCAGCCCGATACCTACTTTGGGGCCCTGGATATCGAAGAGCTCAAGCGCGGCCGCATCGTCCACAACATTGAAGGTTCGATTGTGGACTGCGAGTTCGCCTTCATCGACGAGATCTTCGACGCCAACGACTTCACTCTCCGGGCACTCTTATCAGTTCTCAACGAGCGACAGCTCATGCGAGGGGTGCAGTGCGCACCAGCGAAGCTGCATACCGTCATCGCAGCCACAAACTACCTGCGGGTCAGCGAGATCACCGAGGCAATCCTAGACCGCTTCCTCTACAAGGCCCTCATCCTTCCCGACAAAGAGCCATATATCCAGTACAAAATTGCCCAGCAGTTCTTGCTGCACGGAGGTAAGCCAGCTCAGCCGCCCGAGCGGATTCCATTTGCGCTCCTCCGCTACGTCTACAGTATCGCCACCGGCCAGAATAGCCGGCAAATCCGTATTCGGCCCGAGCTGGTTTACTTTGCTAACCTTGTCATCCGCCAGTACGAAGTGCTTCGCAATCGCGCCCTCCGTGAGCAATACCGCGGGGCCGCTCCACCAATCGACTACTACATTTCACCCCGAACCCAGGCCAAATCTTTGAATCTGCTCCGTGCCATCGCTCTCCTCCATGGACGAGACGAAGTAGTTGTGGAGGACATCAGCAAGCTCTACTTCCTCTTCGCCACTGTAGGGGTACCAGAGGAAGTGGAGCTCTTCCGGCGGGCTTACACAACAGTCCTCCACTCCCTCCACGCCTCCCACGGTTTTGAACAACTGCAGCTCCTGCTATCCTTCCAGTCGCTGCTAGAACAACTCCAACAGGACCGCAGTCTCTTCTTTAAACCGCTGAGCAGCCTCACCAACTCGCCCCTCCGCCGAACATTCCTACAGTGGCTCAAAGAGACGTTTGGAGGCGCCGATCAGACCGTACAGCAGAACAAGCGTGTCTTGGAACAGTTCCTGCGCGACTTCGTCCCGGCTTGCGAAGAGGTCCGAGAACTGAAGCAGGCACTAGAACGCGAGCTCGCTGCACTCCTACGGACCCTTGAGTAG